The following are encoded together in the Raineyella sp. LH-20 genome:
- a CDS encoding shikimate 5-dehydrogenase, with translation MPILNKDMTLCISLSGRPSNLGTRFHNYLYDLLGLNYIYKAFSTDDIEGAIRGVRALGIRGCSVSMPFKEAVIPLVDEMEESAAAIESVNTIVNDGGRLSASNTDYEAVASLLRSHAVDPGLPVLVRGSGGMAKAVVAAFRGAGFDDLTVLARNATAGPALAAKYGYRWTAEDPAPGAQVLVNVTPLGMDGPQADVQSFSDAHLAAASVVFDVVAFPVETPLIRAGRTLDKQLITGAEVVALQAARQFERYTGVALTPELVAEASEFSRAQ, from the coding sequence ATGCCCATCCTCAACAAGGACATGACCCTCTGCATCTCGCTGTCGGGCCGGCCGTCCAACCTCGGCACCCGGTTCCACAACTACCTGTATGACCTGCTGGGCCTCAACTACATCTACAAGGCCTTCTCCACCGACGACATCGAGGGAGCGATCCGGGGCGTCCGCGCCCTGGGCATCCGCGGCTGCTCGGTGTCGATGCCGTTCAAGGAGGCCGTGATCCCGCTGGTCGACGAGATGGAGGAGTCCGCGGCGGCGATCGAGTCGGTCAACACCATCGTCAACGACGGTGGCCGGCTGTCGGCCTCCAACACCGACTACGAGGCGGTCGCGAGCCTGCTGCGCAGCCACGCGGTCGATCCCGGCCTGCCGGTCCTGGTGCGCGGGTCGGGCGGGATGGCCAAGGCCGTCGTGGCCGCCTTCCGGGGTGCCGGCTTCGACGACCTCACGGTGCTGGCCCGCAACGCCACCGCCGGTCCCGCCCTCGCGGCGAAGTACGGCTACCGGTGGACCGCCGAGGACCCGGCGCCAGGGGCCCAGGTGCTGGTGAACGTCACCCCGTTGGGGATGGACGGCCCGCAGGCCGACGTCCAGTCGTTCTCGGACGCCCACCTGGCCGCCGCGAGCGTGGTGTTCGATGTGGTCGCGTTCCCGGTGGAGACCCCGCTGATCCGCGCCGGCCGGACGCTGGACAAGCAGCTGATCACCGGGGCCGAGGTGGTCGCGCTGCAGGCCGCCCGGCAGTTCGAGCGCTACACCGGGGTGGCCCTCACCCCGGAGCTGGTGGCCGAGGCCTCGGAGTTCTCCCGGGCGCAGTGA
- a CDS encoding PadR family transcriptional regulator, which produces MGKQVTEMLKGTLEGIVLAILAVRPAYGYEITAWLRDQGFADIAEGTVYALLVRVEQRGLVDVEKVPSEKGPPRKVYSLNDQGRDHLDEFWRTWSFLSERLEQLHKGGN; this is translated from the coding sequence ATGGGCAAGCAGGTGACCGAGATGCTCAAGGGCACCCTGGAGGGCATCGTCCTCGCGATCCTGGCCGTACGCCCCGCGTACGGCTACGAGATCACCGCCTGGCTGCGGGACCAGGGGTTCGCCGACATCGCGGAGGGCACCGTCTACGCCCTGTTGGTCAGGGTCGAACAGCGCGGCCTGGTCGATGTCGAGAAGGTCCCCTCGGAGAAGGGGCCGCCGCGCAAGGTCTATTCCCTGAACGATCAGGGCCGCGACCACCTCGACGAGTTCTGGAGGACCTGGAGCTTCCTCTCCGAACGACTGGAACAGCTCCACAAGGGAGGCAACTGA
- a CDS encoding TetR/AcrR family transcriptional regulator produces the protein MATTPTLPAPERADGPKRADARRNIEAILEAATDCLSMDPDASVAAIARAAGVGRVTLYGHFAGRADLVDATVARAIERGDAVLAAVDLDGDPTEALVRLIRQSWSQIVRIGALMTVASATLSPERMLELHRRPASRVEGLIERGRTAGVFRADLPVSWLVGTLHRVMHGAAEEIAAGRLDADAAGWTIAATVVAAFTPPGRPVPRIDRR, from the coding sequence ATGGCGACGACCCCGACCCTGCCGGCGCCCGAACGGGCCGACGGCCCCAAGCGCGCTGACGCGCGGCGCAACATCGAGGCGATCCTCGAGGCCGCGACGGACTGCCTCAGCATGGATCCGGACGCCAGCGTCGCGGCGATCGCCCGGGCTGCCGGGGTCGGCCGGGTCACCCTCTACGGGCATTTCGCCGGCCGGGCCGACCTGGTCGATGCGACCGTCGCCCGGGCGATCGAGCGCGGCGATGCGGTGCTGGCCGCGGTGGACCTCGACGGTGACCCGACGGAGGCGCTGGTCCGGCTGATCCGGCAGAGCTGGTCGCAGATCGTACGGATCGGTGCGCTGATGACGGTCGCCAGTGCGACGCTGTCGCCTGAACGCATGCTCGAGTTGCACCGCCGCCCCGCCTCGCGGGTGGAAGGGCTGATCGAACGCGGGCGGACGGCAGGAGTGTTCCGGGCCGACCTGCCGGTGTCGTGGCTGGTCGGCACCCTGCACCGGGTGATGCACGGGGCGGCGGAGGAGATCGCGGCGGGCCGGCTCGACGCCGACGCCGCCGGCTGGACGATCGCCGCCACGGTGGTTGCCGCCTTCACCCCACCCGGGCGGCCGGTGCCGCGGATCGACAGGAGGTGA
- a CDS encoding DNA-3-methyladenine glycosylase I yields MGTLWVTPSAADRRGTGHPLRGHGRTIHGAGRVGVRSTARGVWAYDPRRGACGRTIHGASGTYDRAMATPATGPVPVSPDLVVGEDGLARPAWAATDPLLREYYDTEWGVPIRDERGMFEKLSLEAFQSGLSWLTILRKRPAFRTAFDGFDPDRVAGYTEADVARLLADPGIVRNRRKIEATIANARATVALRERGGLVALVWSFRPAQTPAPRTLSEAPTTSAESEGLARALRREGFRFVGPTTMYALMESVGVLDTHLVGSHRRGSSGVWS; encoded by the coding sequence ATGGGGACATTGTGGGTCACACCGTCGGCGGCGGATCGGCGGGGCACCGGGCATCCGCTGCGCGGGCACGGGCGTACGATCCACGGCGCGGGGCGTGTGGGCGTACGATCCACGGCGCGGGGCGTGTGGGCGTACGATCCACGGCGCGGGGCGTGTGGGCGTACGATCCACGGCGCGAGCGGCACGTACGATCGGGCCATGGCGACCCCCGCGACCGGCCCCGTCCCCGTCTCCCCCGACCTGGTGGTCGGCGAGGACGGCCTGGCCCGCCCGGCGTGGGCCGCCACCGACCCCTTGCTGCGGGAGTACTACGACACCGAATGGGGCGTCCCGATCCGCGACGAGCGAGGGATGTTCGAGAAGCTCAGCCTGGAGGCGTTCCAGTCCGGCCTGTCCTGGCTGACGATCCTGCGCAAGCGCCCGGCCTTCCGCACGGCGTTCGACGGTTTCGACCCGGATCGGGTCGCCGGCTACACCGAGGCGGACGTGGCGCGGCTGCTGGCCGATCCGGGGATCGTCCGCAATCGCCGCAAGATCGAGGCGACGATCGCCAACGCCCGGGCCACCGTCGCGCTCCGGGAGCGCGGTGGACTGGTGGCACTGGTGTGGTCGTTCCGGCCGGCGCAGACGCCCGCCCCGCGCACGCTGTCCGAGGCACCGACCACGTCGGCGGAGTCGGAGGGACTGGCCCGGGCACTGCGGCGGGAGGGGTTCCGCTTCGTCGGCCCGACGACGATGTACGCCCTGATGGAATCGGTCGGCGTGCTCGACACCCATCTGGTCGGCTCGCACCGACGGGGCAGCTCGGGTGTCTGGTCGTGA
- a CDS encoding ABC transporter permease produces the protein MTTHAIGDTAVLLGRSLRHISRSLDTIITTTIMPIAFLLLFVYVFGGAINTGTGTSYVNYLLPGILLITIASGISYTAFRLFTDLQSGIFERFQSMPIARASALWAHVLTSLVANLVSLVVVVAVALLMGFRSGAGVVGWLAVAGILALFTFALTWVAVIPGLTARSVDGASAFSYPLVFLPFISSAFVPTGSMPGPVRAFAEHQPVTSIVDTLRALLAGQPVGGDIWVALAWCVGVLVVAYVVATLTYRRRIS, from the coding sequence ATGACCACGCACGCCATCGGCGACACGGCTGTCCTGCTGGGACGGTCACTGCGTCACATCTCCCGCAGCCTGGACACCATCATCACCACGACGATCATGCCGATCGCCTTCCTGTTGCTGTTCGTGTACGTCTTCGGCGGCGCGATCAACACCGGCACCGGCACCTCGTACGTGAACTACCTGCTCCCGGGCATCCTGCTGATCACGATCGCGTCGGGCATCTCCTACACCGCGTTCCGGCTCTTCACCGACCTGCAGAGTGGCATCTTCGAGCGGTTCCAGTCGATGCCGATCGCCCGCGCGTCGGCGCTGTGGGCGCACGTGCTGACCTCACTCGTCGCCAACCTGGTCTCGCTGGTGGTGGTCGTCGCCGTCGCCCTTCTGATGGGCTTCCGGTCGGGGGCCGGGGTGGTGGGCTGGCTCGCGGTCGCCGGGATCCTGGCCCTCTTCACCTTCGCCCTGACCTGGGTCGCCGTGATCCCCGGCCTCACCGCCAGGTCGGTGGACGGTGCGAGCGCGTTCTCCTACCCGCTCGTCTTCCTTCCGTTCATCAGCTCGGCCTTCGTACCGACCGGCTCCATGCCGGGCCCGGTGCGCGCCTTCGCCGAGCACCAGCCGGTGACCTCCATCGTCGACACCCTCCGGGCCCTGCTGGCCGGTCAGCCGGTGGGTGGCGACATCTGGGTCGCCCTCGCATGGTGCGTCGGCGTCCTGGTCGTCGCGTACGTCGTGGCGACCCTCACCTACCGCCGCAGGATCTCCTAG
- a CDS encoding alcohol dehydrogenase catalytic domain-containing protein — protein MTSMYANALDTPAPIATHPLQWRETTRPDPGPGQLLIEVVACGVCRSNLHMIEGDWADDGIPAIHPIVPGHEVTGHVAALGDGVTEFALGDSVGVQPLWWTCEECEYCTSGREYLCHRRVITGEHVDGGYGQFMLATAAHTYAVPAGLDLIDAAPLFCPGITAYGVVDKLDVGPGDTVAVFGLGGVGHMAVQFARLTGADVIAVGRTPEHLAVALDLGATRGVDSTDPDALAAIAGTAQAVLTFADSDAVTAQALQTLAWGGTLVTAVPLNLTGFPFNQGQTIKASILGSRDQMRTVLRLAAEGKIRTVTERFPMSEADRALDLLSRGALRSRAVLHN, from the coding sequence ATGACCTCCATGTATGCGAACGCCCTCGACACACCGGCCCCGATCGCCACCCATCCCCTGCAGTGGCGCGAGACGACCCGCCCGGATCCGGGCCCCGGCCAGCTGCTGATCGAGGTGGTGGCCTGCGGTGTGTGCCGCTCCAATCTCCACATGATCGAGGGCGACTGGGCCGACGACGGCATCCCCGCGATCCACCCGATCGTCCCCGGCCACGAGGTCACCGGCCACGTCGCCGCCCTCGGCGACGGAGTGACCGAGTTCGCGCTCGGGGACTCGGTCGGGGTCCAGCCGCTGTGGTGGACCTGCGAGGAGTGCGAATACTGCACCAGCGGGCGCGAGTACCTCTGCCACCGGCGGGTCATCACCGGTGAGCACGTCGACGGCGGCTACGGCCAGTTCATGCTCGCCACCGCGGCCCACACGTACGCCGTCCCGGCGGGCCTCGACCTGATCGACGCCGCACCGCTCTTCTGCCCCGGCATCACCGCGTACGGCGTGGTCGACAAGCTCGATGTCGGCCCGGGCGACACCGTCGCCGTCTTCGGGCTCGGCGGCGTCGGCCACATGGCCGTCCAGTTCGCCCGGCTCACCGGGGCGGACGTGATCGCCGTCGGCCGCACCCCGGAACACCTGGCCGTCGCCCTCGATCTCGGCGCCACCCGCGGGGTGGACTCCACCGATCCCGACGCGCTGGCAGCGATCGCCGGCACCGCGCAGGCCGTGCTGACCTTCGCCGATTCCGACGCCGTCACCGCACAGGCACTGCAGACCCTCGCCTGGGGCGGCACCCTGGTCACCGCCGTCCCGCTGAACCTCACCGGCTTCCCCTTCAACCAGGGCCAGACCATCAAGGCTTCCATCCTCGGCAGCCGCGACCAGATGCGTACGGTCCTCCGGCTGGCCGCCGAGGGGAAGATCCGTACGGTCACCGAGCGCTTCCCGATGAGCGAGGCCGACCGGGCCCTCGACCTGCTCTCCCGGGGCGCACTCCGCTCGCGGGCGGTCCTGCACAACTGA
- a CDS encoding branched-chain amino acid ABC transporter permease, translated as MTTTTTSPSPAPTAGVNVPPSRGTLSVRWGGGVLAVIVIALLPLIFPSQTSLLVTVGIFYLATIGLTPLVGQSGQVSLGQTFFMAIGGYGAGLLTLKLHWPTAVAAIVLAVVCGGLAQAFGAAFLRLRGYYFALATLGLAVATASISSAWIGVTGGPSGMTGIPSLNLFGWTVFSDRANFYVLLVLGLIAAWVTTNIRTSQTGRALAAVGNDAVAAGMLGIQASRYKASAFGIAAVTASLAGSLYAYYLAFFSPDIVSVTAAFGIVIMVAIGGSRSVVGPLVGALVIQGLPQVGQTFTTWEPLVAGVVLILVMTYFPAGLWGAIRTGVAALARPVTGRTNKGGDR; from the coding sequence ATGACGACCACCACGACCTCGCCCTCGCCGGCCCCCACTGCCGGTGTGAACGTCCCGCCCTCCCGGGGCACCCTGTCCGTACGGTGGGGAGGCGGTGTGCTCGCGGTCATCGTGATCGCCCTGTTGCCGCTGATCTTCCCGTCCCAGACCAGCTTGCTGGTCACCGTCGGGATCTTCTACCTGGCCACCATCGGTCTGACCCCGCTGGTCGGTCAGTCCGGCCAGGTCTCCCTCGGCCAGACGTTCTTCATGGCCATCGGCGGCTACGGCGCCGGCCTGCTGACCCTGAAGCTGCACTGGCCCACCGCGGTCGCGGCCATCGTGCTGGCCGTCGTCTGCGGTGGTCTGGCGCAGGCGTTCGGCGCCGCGTTCCTCCGGCTGCGCGGCTACTACTTCGCGCTCGCCACCCTCGGCCTCGCCGTCGCGACCGCCTCGATCAGCTCGGCCTGGATCGGGGTGACCGGTGGCCCGTCGGGGATGACCGGCATCCCGAGTCTCAACCTCTTCGGCTGGACGGTGTTCTCCGACCGGGCGAACTTCTACGTTCTGCTCGTCCTGGGCCTGATCGCCGCCTGGGTCACCACCAACATCCGCACCTCGCAGACCGGCCGGGCGCTCGCGGCGGTCGGCAACGATGCGGTCGCTGCCGGCATGCTCGGCATCCAGGCCTCCCGCTACAAGGCGTCCGCCTTCGGCATCGCGGCCGTGACCGCCTCGCTGGCCGGCAGCCTCTACGCCTACTACCTCGCCTTCTTCTCACCCGACATCGTGTCGGTCACCGCCGCCTTCGGCATCGTGATCATGGTGGCCATCGGTGGCTCGCGCAGCGTCGTCGGCCCGCTGGTCGGCGCGCTGGTGATCCAGGGGCTGCCGCAGGTCGGCCAGACCTTCACCACCTGGGAGCCGCTGGTCGCCGGCGTCGTCCTGATCCTGGTGATGACGTACTTCCCGGCGGGTCTGTGGGGCGCCATCCGCACCGGCGTCGCGGCGCTGGCCCGGCCGGTCACCGGTCGTACGAACAAAGGAGGGGACCGATGA
- a CDS encoding ABC transporter ATP-binding protein, with amino-acid sequence MTTTAIRVAGLEKSYKKLEVLRGVDFEVARGSIFALLGANGAGKTTIVRILATLLRADAGEASVNGFDVATQGVDVRASISLTGQFAAVDEILSGRENLVLVARLRHLPDPGRVADDLLARFGLAEAATRRVATYSGGMRRRLDIAMSLIGDPPVIVLDEPTTGLDPQARLEVWQAVRGLAARGTTVLLTTQYLDEAEQLADRIAILHGGRIIVDGTLAELKHLLPPATVEYVEKQPTLEEIFLAVVGEDTADPAGPAAIGASTATAPSVPTPEERR; translated from the coding sequence ATGACCACGACAGCCATCCGGGTGGCAGGCCTGGAGAAGTCGTACAAGAAGCTGGAGGTGCTTCGCGGCGTCGACTTCGAGGTCGCGCGGGGCAGCATCTTCGCCCTGCTCGGCGCCAACGGCGCGGGCAAGACCACGATCGTCCGGATCCTCGCCACCCTGCTCCGGGCCGACGCCGGAGAGGCGTCGGTGAACGGTTTCGACGTCGCGACCCAGGGTGTCGACGTACGGGCCTCGATCAGCCTCACCGGGCAGTTCGCCGCCGTCGACGAGATCCTGTCCGGCCGGGAGAACCTCGTGCTCGTCGCCCGCCTGCGGCACCTTCCCGATCCGGGGCGGGTGGCCGACGACCTCCTCGCGCGCTTCGGGTTGGCCGAGGCGGCGACTCGCAGGGTCGCGACCTACTCCGGCGGGATGCGCCGCCGGCTCGACATCGCGATGAGCCTGATCGGGGATCCGCCGGTGATCGTCCTCGACGAGCCGACCACCGGTCTCGACCCGCAGGCCCGCCTCGAGGTGTGGCAGGCCGTCCGGGGCCTCGCCGCCCGCGGCACCACGGTGCTGCTCACCACCCAATACCTCGACGAGGCCGAACAGCTCGCCGACCGGATCGCGATCCTGCACGGCGGTCGGATCATCGTCGACGGCACCCTGGCCGAGCTCAAGCACCTGCTCCCGCCGGCCACGGTCGAATACGTCGAGAAGCAGCCGACCCTCGAGGAGATCTTCCTCGCCGTGGTCGGTGAGGACACCGCCGATCCGGCCGGACCCGCGGCGATCGGAGCGTCGACCGCGACCGCCCCGTCCGTACCCACCCCTGAGGAGCGACGATGA
- a CDS encoding ABC transporter ATP-binding protein, producing MIEVKDLTARYGQLAALRDVGLTLAPGEVVALLGANGAGKTTLLHSVAGLHRTLTGQILLDGREITGQEAAESTRQGISLVPAGRQVFAGLTVRQNLQLGMHGARLSHADKEHRIVDAIAMFPILGEFADRPAGLLSGGQQQMLAIARALVRKPAYLLLDEPSLGLAPQIVSQILHAVGLLTQDGMGILLAEQNATAALGVAARGVILENGVVMRTDAARVLLDDPEVSSHYLGTVEEEAAGRRRRVLPPDILTPILG from the coding sequence ATGATCGAAGTGAAGGACCTCACCGCGAGGTACGGCCAGCTGGCCGCGCTGCGCGACGTCGGATTGACCCTGGCCCCCGGCGAGGTGGTCGCCCTGCTGGGCGCCAACGGCGCCGGCAAGACCACCCTGCTGCACAGCGTGGCCGGCCTGCACCGCACGCTCACCGGCCAGATCCTGTTGGACGGCAGGGAGATCACCGGCCAGGAGGCGGCGGAGTCCACCCGGCAGGGCATCTCGCTGGTGCCCGCCGGTCGGCAGGTCTTCGCCGGCCTCACCGTACGGCAGAACCTGCAGCTCGGCATGCACGGCGCCAGGCTGTCACACGCCGACAAGGAGCACCGGATCGTGGACGCGATCGCGATGTTCCCGATCCTCGGTGAGTTCGCCGACCGTCCGGCAGGCCTGCTCTCCGGTGGTCAGCAGCAGATGCTGGCCATCGCCCGGGCCTTGGTGCGCAAGCCGGCGTACCTGCTGCTCGACGAGCCGTCGCTGGGTCTGGCGCCGCAGATCGTCAGCCAGATCCTGCACGCCGTCGGCCTGCTCACCCAGGACGGCATGGGGATCCTGCTGGCGGAGCAGAACGCCACCGCGGCGCTCGGTGTCGCCGCTCGTGGTGTCATCCTCGAGAACGGTGTCGTGATGCGCACCGATGCGGCCAGGGTGCTGCTCGACGACCCGGAGGTGAGCAGCCACTACCTCGGCACGGTCGAGGAGGAGGCCGCCGGACGCCGGCGCCGGGTGCTGCCGCCGGACATCCTCACGCCGATCCTCGGCTGA
- a CDS encoding ABC transporter substrate-binding protein: MVFRAFPRRRTTACVALTGSLLALALGGCAATTAHGQDDYTIGLISSQTGPGSQLGVGELRGAQLAVEHLNAEGGVNGHKVRLISADDQSNPSQTVLQARKMLGHVDGLIGSSTSGPCKAIAPQAIRGQIVDYCLSPGIKPAGYQWSSSAATIDLARELVDHWHGQGITRIALLSTTDASGIDGADSVKEAIKETPGMELATAATFTPDAVSVVSQVQQISASKPQAVVVWSTGAGAGVAFQGMAQAGLDLPVATTDGNLTYAFLKRIKAFLPDPLLIPATRDFWVDSAWTDPTVRELEDKYHADYLTKYGEQPDFGPGVAYDAVLVMAHAIDKAGGDHTKVKGALESTQGFPGVVGTYSFSAKDHRGLTQKDVGIVQATKDGFSYLGGGGE; this comes from the coding sequence GTGGTCTTTCGAGCCTTCCCGCGACGCAGGACAACAGCCTGCGTCGCGCTGACCGGGTCGCTCCTGGCATTGGCCCTCGGTGGCTGTGCCGCGACGACGGCCCACGGTCAGGATGACTACACGATCGGTCTGATATCGAGCCAGACCGGCCCCGGGAGCCAGCTCGGTGTCGGGGAACTGCGGGGCGCCCAGCTCGCCGTCGAGCACCTCAACGCCGAGGGCGGCGTCAACGGCCACAAGGTGCGGCTGATCAGCGCCGATGACCAGAGCAACCCGTCCCAGACTGTCCTCCAGGCCCGCAAGATGCTGGGGCACGTCGACGGGCTGATCGGCTCGTCCACCTCCGGCCCGTGCAAGGCCATCGCACCCCAGGCGATCCGTGGTCAGATCGTCGACTACTGCCTCTCGCCCGGCATCAAGCCGGCCGGTTACCAGTGGTCCTCCAGTGCGGCGACGATCGACCTGGCCCGGGAGCTGGTCGACCACTGGCACGGGCAGGGGATCACTCGGATCGCCCTGCTCAGCACCACGGACGCCTCCGGGATCGACGGCGCGGACTCGGTCAAGGAGGCGATCAAGGAGACCCCGGGGATGGAGCTGGCCACGGCCGCGACCTTCACCCCCGACGCGGTTTCGGTGGTCTCCCAGGTGCAGCAGATCTCTGCGTCGAAGCCTCAGGCCGTGGTGGTCTGGTCGACCGGTGCCGGTGCCGGCGTGGCCTTCCAGGGCATGGCGCAGGCCGGTCTGGACCTGCCGGTGGCGACCACGGACGGCAACCTGACGTACGCCTTCCTCAAGCGGATCAAGGCCTTCCTGCCGGACCCGTTGCTGATCCCGGCCACCCGGGACTTCTGGGTCGACTCGGCCTGGACCGATCCGACGGTCCGGGAGCTGGAGGACAAGTACCACGCGGACTACCTCACCAAGTACGGCGAGCAGCCCGACTTCGGCCCCGGTGTCGCGTACGACGCGGTGCTGGTGATGGCGCACGCCATCGACAAGGCCGGCGGCGACCACACCAAGGTCAAGGGGGCGCTGGAGAGCACCCAGGGCTTCCCGGGCGTCGTCGGCACCTACTCCTTCTCCGCGAAGGACCATCGAGGACTGACACAGAAGGACGTGGGCATCGTGCAGGCGACCAAGGACGGTTTCAGCTACCTGGGAGGTGGCGGCGAATGA
- a CDS encoding GyrI-like domain-containing protein encodes MALPDAGPAPAAGPLEGLWWADDMAAFAASRDKSRWDWTLLMMVPEWIDQEMFAAAVAAAGAKNRPDRLGDVRLERLAEGLCVQTLHVGSFDDEAAVLARLHDEFIPEQGWARVGRHHEIYLSDVRKVAPEKQRTILRQPVGPPESGQA; translated from the coding sequence GTGGCCCTGCCTGACGCGGGTCCGGCGCCTGCCGCGGGTCCGCTGGAAGGGCTGTGGTGGGCCGACGACATGGCGGCCTTCGCGGCATCGCGGGACAAGTCCCGGTGGGACTGGACCCTGCTGATGATGGTGCCGGAGTGGATCGACCAGGAGATGTTCGCCGCGGCCGTCGCAGCCGCCGGAGCCAAGAACCGGCCGGATCGGCTGGGCGACGTACGGCTGGAACGACTCGCCGAGGGGCTGTGCGTCCAGACCCTGCACGTCGGGTCCTTCGACGACGAGGCGGCGGTGTTGGCGCGGCTGCACGACGAGTTCATCCCCGAGCAGGGATGGGCCAGGGTCGGCCGACATCACGAGATCTACCTCAGTGACGTCCGCAAGGTCGCCCCCGAGAAGCAACGTACGATCCTCCGGCAGCCGGTCGGCCCACCGGAGTCCGGTCAGGCCTGA
- a CDS encoding DUF1048 domain-containing protein — MAPKWLELVTGSLEQKKQYKQLRTRMDALPAPYAAAAKALHRYFMSGAAGIPEDDSVVTMMRDFVELWERAAADGTPLRDIVGEDPVEFADLFAQAYLGKRWIDNERARLTRAIEALEQTDGGEQP, encoded by the coding sequence ATGGCACCGAAGTGGCTCGAGCTGGTCACCGGATCGCTCGAACAGAAGAAGCAGTACAAGCAGCTCCGCACCCGGATGGATGCGCTGCCGGCGCCGTACGCCGCGGCGGCCAAGGCACTCCACCGCTACTTCATGAGCGGTGCCGCCGGGATCCCCGAGGACGATTCGGTGGTGACGATGATGCGCGACTTCGTCGAGCTGTGGGAACGCGCCGCCGCCGACGGCACCCCGTTGCGCGACATCGTCGGGGAGGATCCGGTCGAGTTCGCCGACCTGTTCGCCCAGGCGTACCTCGGCAAGCGGTGGATCGACAACGAACGCGCCCGGCTGACCCGGGCGATCGAAGCCCTCGAACAGACCGACGGAGGAGAGCAACCATGA
- a CDS encoding branched-chain amino acid ABC transporter permease yields the protein MSGFIEVVLGGLMAGCVYALIATGMSVVYSISRIITLAQGGFVVLAALTGASLHNRLGIPTLAVVPIVMVVFAVGMALLDVVVIRPAAKRATPDRLLLVTVGMLQAVGGLLLIGWGNLPYTMPAFTGTQPLVWGGIHLPTQYFWIVGSLVLVVVVMLLLLARTELGLAMRATAENPMAARLQGIRVERMRLLAFAIAGAVAGLAGCVILPITFLQFTTVTPYAVAGFIAAVVGGLGSISGAVIGGLLLGLLQGVFSRYWNADLAQLTAIAILVVVLVLRPQGILGTAERVRR from the coding sequence ATGAGCGGCTTCATCGAAGTTGTACTGGGTGGCCTGATGGCGGGCTGTGTCTACGCCCTGATCGCCACCGGCATGTCGGTGGTGTACTCCATCAGTCGGATCATCACCCTCGCCCAGGGCGGTTTCGTCGTCCTCGCCGCCCTGACCGGCGCCTCGCTGCACAACCGGCTCGGCATCCCCACGCTCGCCGTGGTGCCGATCGTGATGGTGGTCTTCGCCGTCGGCATGGCGCTCCTCGACGTGGTCGTGATCCGGCCCGCCGCCAAGCGCGCCACCCCCGACCGTCTGTTGCTGGTCACTGTCGGCATGCTGCAGGCCGTCGGCGGTCTGCTGCTGATCGGCTGGGGCAACCTGCCGTACACGATGCCCGCGTTCACCGGCACGCAGCCCCTCGTCTGGGGCGGCATCCACCTTCCCACCCAGTACTTCTGGATCGTCGGCTCGCTGGTCCTGGTGGTCGTGGTGATGCTGCTCCTGCTCGCCAGGACCGAGCTCGGCCTGGCGATGCGGGCCACCGCGGAGAACCCGATGGCGGCCCGCCTGCAGGGCATCCGGGTCGAGCGCATGCGCCTGCTCGCCTTCGCCATCGCCGGTGCGGTGGCCGGCCTGGCCGGCTGCGTCATCCTGCCGATCACCTTCCTGCAGTTCACCACCGTGACGCCGTACGCCGTGGCCGGGTTCATCGCCGCCGTCGTCGGTGGCCTGGGCAGCATCTCCGGTGCCGTCATCGGAGGTCTGCTGCTGGGTCTGCTCCAGGGCGTCTTCAGTCGCTACTGGAACGCCGACCTGGCGCAGCTCACCGCCATCGCGATCCTCGTGGTCGTGCTGGTCCTCCGGCCGCAAGGCATCCTCGGAACCGCGGAAAGGGTCCGCCGATGA